The genomic region GAGCAGTTCGCGGACGCGGTGGCCTACCTCGACAAGAACAACCGCTGGGCGCTCAACATTGCCGACCCGGGCCGCGACAACCTGTTCGTGGGCCAGGTCTATCTTCGAGGTGCGGCTGCTCTCCACGCGCTGCGCGCGACGATCGGCGACGCGGCGTTCTTTGAGGGCGCCCGTTTGTGGCTGACCCGATTCAACGACTCGACGGCGGGGACGGAAGACTTCGAGGCCGTCATGGAAAAAGCCTCGGGTCAGCAACTCGACGCGTTCTTCGACGACTGGCTGCGCGAGGGCGACCGCCCGGCGATGCCGCAGCTCTCCGCGGATTCCGTGTCTCATGGAACGGGCCGGCACGCGGTCTCCCCCGACGGGTCGAGGACGAGATAGTAGTCCCCTCTTCCCTTGGCGCCCGTCCAGGGGGATGATCGGTTTCAGGTGAGGGCGGTTCCCGGCGGGGAGGTGTCAAATGTCCCGGAATCTGGTGATGTGTCTGGATGGGACCGGTGGCCAGTTGCGGGCCAGGGGCAACACGAACGTCCTTTTGCTGTACAACCTCCTCGATCATTCCGATCCCACCAAGCAGATCGCCTACTATGACCCTGGGGTCGGCACGTTCGCGTCCGCAGGCGCGTGGACTCCGCTCGCTAGATCGGTCTCGCGGTTAGGCGGCCTTGCCTTCGGATGGGGCCTGCGGCAGAACCTCGGGGAAGCCTATACCTGGCTGATGCGGAACTGGGCACCCGGGGATCAGGTCTTCATCTTCGGGTTTAGCCGTGGCGCCTACACGGCCCGCGCCCTGGTGGGGATTCTTCGCGCCATCGGTGTGATGCGTCCAGGCTCCGAAAACCTCGTTCCGTATGTGGTCGCCACTTATGCCCGCCGGGGCGGTGAAATGAAGCTGGACTGGGACGAAGTGCACCTCACCTCGGAAGTGTTCGGGCAGCAGGTCGACGGCAAATCGACGGTGCCGGTGAAGTACCTGGGCGTCTGGGACACTGTCAAGGCCGCCGGGTTCCTCCGATGGGAGATCCGCTGGCCATATACCCGCGAACTCCCCAACGCCCTGCGCATCCGCCACGCCGTATCGATCAATGAGAAGCGGGCCCCTTTCAAGGAGTATCTGGTCCACGCCCGCACCGACGGATCCTTGGAAGAGGTTTGGTTCGCCGGCGTGCACAGCGATGTCGGAGGGACCTTCATCGACAAGCCACCTGCCGGCCAGGCTACCCACCCGGGCACCAGGAATCGTGCGCCCCGGCTGTCGACCATCGCCTTGAAGTGGATCATCGAGGGCGGCATTGCCGAGGGAATGCGGGTTCGGCCCCGTGCAGTCGCGGCGGCCTGCACGGTCACAGCCGCTGATGCGGCCGCGGTGCTGCACCGCCGCGGCCGGGCATGGGTTTTCCTCGGCACGCGCAACAGGAAGGTCCCCGACGGCGCCTCTGTCCATGCAAGCGTGAACACCAGGGCCGTCGACGATCCAACGTTCAAGGCACCGGCCAGCGTAGCCTGGGTCGATCCAGATTGGGTCGGGCCACCATTGTTACCGGCGTCGGCCCGGGCTGAGCCGTGACTACTGCGAAGAGGGACCGGCCCCAGCCCGTCCTGCCGGCCCGGCGACTGCTTCGCGCGTATGCTTTTGATCCGATGTCGACCCGTCTCTCCGGCAGGTTTCTCACCATCGACATCCCGTTCGAAACAGACCTGAGGCCTGGGCCGGCCGGCAGGCTCCTGCAGGTCGTCGATTATGACGCGGCTCGTGACCTCTGGTATTTGCCGGTTGACCTGAACGACGCCGCAATCCTCGCTCAACGAGGTATGCAGCCCGCGGAAAACGACCCCCGAACCCATCAGCAAGTCGTCTACGCCGTGGCGATGAGTGTGATCGAGCGATTCGAACGATTCGGCGGCCGCCGCTTCCGCTGGCGTGGCGACGATAAGCTCCGCCTCGTCCCGCATGCGTTCGAAGGACGGAACGCATACTTCGACAAGGACCGGCGGGCCGTCCTGTTCGGCTACTTCCGCGCTGATCTAAGGGACCCTGGGGCCAACCTGCCGGGCCAGATGATATTCACCTGTCTGTCCGTTGACGTGATCGCCCATGAAGTCACCCACGCCATCGTGCACCGGATGCGCAGGTACTTTTCAGAACCGACCCACCCTGACGTGCTGGCCTGGCATGAGGCAATCGCCGACCTCGTTGCGCTGTTCAACCACTTCGGCTTCCCCGAAGTCGTCTCCGACGCCGTGGAGAAATCGGAAGGGACACTCGAGCAAGGGTCGGCACTCCTGGATCTCGCAAGCGAGTTTGGTGAGTCCACCGGCCGTGGCGCAGCACTGAGGTCCGCGATCGGATCCCCCCGCACCCCGGACGCATTCCTGAAAGCGGTCGAACCACACGATCGGGGGGCGTGCTTCGTCGCCGCCGTCTTTGACGCGTTCATTGACACCTACAAAGCGCAGATCGCCGATCTTCGGCGTATCGCCAGTGCGGGCACCGGCATCCTCCCGCCGGGTGCGCTCCCACCAGACTTGGTCAAACGCGTCACCGCCACGGCGGCGATGAATGCCGACAGGTTCATGGAAATGGTGGTCCGGGCGTTCGAATACCTCCCCGTCGTCGACGTGACTTTCGGTGATGTCGTCCGGGCGATCGTCACCTCTGACCGGGAACTCTACCCCGATGACGTCGCACATCTCAGGGCAATTCTTGTCGAGGCATTCCGTCGGCGCGGGATCTACCCTCCGGGGGTGACCTCCCTTGCTGACGAGTCCCTCGTCTGGTCCAAACCGCCCCTGGACCTGAACCTCCGGGGTGGGATCAACGCCGTCGACCTGGCACCCCTCATCTTGGAAGCAACCCTCGATCTTGACACAGGCAGTACCGTCTATTTCGCCGACGACCCCGCCACCACTCCGTCCTCAGGGGAAGATGCCCCCGGGCGGGCGGTCCCCGAGCATTTGAGTTCACAGCCCGATAGCAGGCGTCTTCGGAAACTCATTCACAACTGGGGTGTGGAACACGCCTACGAACTAGGCCTGGACAAAGCCGCAGGGAAGATCGAGATAGTCAGCGCCCGTGTCGTCTACCTCCGGGCCTCTGACGGGCAACCCCGGCCGATCGTCTCCATCCAGTTCGCCCAACGTCGAGACGACCTGAAAGATCAGCGAACCGACGAGGCCGGTTCGCAGATCCCACGATCTCAACGTGCAGCCGTTCGCGCCGGCACAACTGTGATCGCCCGCGTGGACGGCCGGGTCGAATTCCTCGTCACCAAACCGTTGCCGCTTTCGGACCGCGCGAAGCTCGACGATCTGTCGCGGGACCTCAAAGAGTGCGCCCTCGCATTCGATAGGGCTGGCACCGAACGGCTGGGGTCGATCCGCGACTGGATGGGCGACGTCGAAGACATGGATGCGCTCTCGGCATGGACCGTCGAACCCGCAACGCTCCGGTTGTCTTTCGCTCGCCTGCACGCCGGCCAGGACGGAGCCTGAGAATGCCAGCTCCCTCAGTCACCGTCCGCATGTACGACGTCGGCTTCGGCGACGCCTTCCTGACCACCGTCAAACGGGACGATCAGGCCTGGCGGATGCTGGTGGACTGCGGCGTCCACAGCCAGGGCAAGGCGCGGCCCCTCCTCGACGTCGTTCATGCGATCATCGCCGACCTCACCGAGGCGGCCGCGCCAGGAACACCACCCACCCTCGATGTGGTCGTGGCAACTCACCACCATGCCGACCACATCACAGGATTCGCTTACGACGATTGGGAAAAGGTCCGCGTCGGCGAAGTCTGGGTGCCGTTCGTCGAGGACGATTCCGACGACGATGCCAGGGTTCTGAAGAGCGGGCTCGCTCGCGCCGCGAGAAGCTTGAACGCCCTGATCGGCCGTGCGGCCGCCGCACTAAACGACGAAGCACGAACCCTGGCTCTGGGGGTTGCCAGCGCCCTGGCCTTGAACTCGCTCGGAAATGAAGACGCCATGGACCGCCTGCTCGGACGCAACGGCAAACACTTCTTCAACGTCCCGAAGGTACGGTACCTCCCGGACAAGTTCGCCCAGCTCAACGTCATCCGCACATCGGTGCCGGGCGTCAACGTACACGTCCTCGGACCATCCCGTGACCCTGATCAGCTCAAACGGATGAACCCTCCCGCGTCGGCCCGCTGGCTCGCCTTGCAACAGGCCCTGGATGCCGAATCCGCGAGCGGCTCCGCTGGCGACCAGACACCGGCCAAGCCACTCTTCGACGGGATCTTTAGTGTCACGCCAGACGACGTCACTCGCGACATCGGCATCGAACTCGTCAGCGCTCTGGCAACACTCAACCTCAAGACGCTCCTCGACGACGCGAACGAACTTCTGGCGGCGGCTTCCATCCTCGAGCGGTCCGTCAACAACACCAGCGTCTTCCTTGTTCTGGACGTCGTCGGCACCAGGCTCGTCTTCGTGGGCGACTCGCAACAGGGCGCCTGGGAGCATGTCCTGCAAGACCCTTCGGCTCGCGCCCTCGTCTCAGACCCTGCGTTCTACAAGATCGGCCACCACGGCTCCCACAACGCCACACCGCGGGACTACGTCACCAACGCCATCGGCAATCACGGAACCTACGCGATGCTCCCCTACGGGAAAGTCGAGCAATGGGGCGACATCCCCAACGAGAATCTGCTGGCCGCATTCACCGCCATGAACGCCCACATCGTCCGGGCTGATGCCCCAGTCGCCGACGCCAGGGTTCACGTCGGACCCGACAACCTATGGTGCGAGATCACTTTCCCGGCGAATTGAATGACGCCCGACCTCTCAGAGGAACCGGGCGAGCCTGAGCTCTCCAGATCACCGTTGCGGAGCGTGAGACCGTCAACAGCAGCCTCAACGTCGCCTGGCGCCACCAACCACGAGAGAAATCCGGTTCAGCCCCATTTCGTACATATTGTCGGTGGCTCGCGAGATGATCGAGGCATGGATAACACGGCGGCGTGGGGTGCGGAAAGCAGGGAGGCCCTGGCGGCCGTCGCCGCGTCTGCTGCCGCGCTTGTTGCCGGAGTTGCTGCTTTCACGGGCGCCGGTGCCGGCCTCGGAACCGTTGCCGGCCCGGCTGATCCGCCCGGCGCCGACCGGCCGCACAACGGGGATCCGCTGCGCAAGGTGAATCCGCTGCGCAACGCCGATTCACTGGACGATGCCGATCTGTTCCAGCCCGCCGGCCCGCGCAACGCTGATCCTTTGCGGGACGCGGATCCGCTACACAACGCCGATCCGTTGCGGGGCTCTGATCCGTTGCGGGATGTGGCGGAGGGGTGTCTGGACGGGTTGGCCGGGGTGGCGCGGCTGGAGGCCCGGATGGCGGCGTTGAAGGTGCGTCTGGCCGCGGACTATCTGCGGGCGGCCACGGCCCTGGCGGCCCCGGCGGCGTCCCCGCGGGAGCACACCGTGCAGGAAATGGCGCTGGTCGCCGAGGTCGCGGGTGTCCTGACCGTGAGCGAACGCGCCGCCGGGGCCCTGCTCGCCGAGGCCCACGCCCTGACCACGGCGCTGCCGCTGACCCTGGCCGCGTTGGGCGCCGGGACGATCTCCTGGGCCCACGCCCGGGTCATTATCGACGAAACCCAGAACCTGGACCGGGCCGGGGCGGCCGGGCTGGAGGCGCACTTCCTGGACCCCGGCGCCCCGGACCCGGCCCGGGGCTGCCCGGCCGGGGAGCTCACGGCGTCCCGGTTCCGGGCCAAGGCCCGCACCTGGCGCGAACGCCACCACCGGGACAGCCTCGAGGCCCGCCACGCCCGAAGCGCCGCGGACCGGCGGGTCGAGTACGTCCCGGACCGGGACGGCATGGCCTGGCTCTCGGCCTACCTCCCGGCCGACACCGCCGCCGGGATCTGGGACCGGGCCACCACGGCCGCCCGCGCCCTCCAGGGCCCGGACGAGGCCCGCACCCTGGCCCAGCTCCGCGCCGACATCACCGCCACCTGGCTCCTCACCACCACCACCAGTCCCGGCGGGAACACCGGCACCGGGACCACCGGCGACGGCATGGCCAACTGCGGGCCGGCCGGCACCACCACCGGCACCGGCCGGGCCGGCGGACCGGACACCGGCACGGGCATGGGCGGGTGTGTGGGTGGGGGTGTGCCGTCGCCGCGGGCGCAGGTCCTGGTCACCGTCCCGGTCCTGTCCCTGCTCGGCGTCACCGGGGAACCGGCCGTCCTGGACGGGTACGGGCCGATCCCGCCGTCGATGGCCCGGCGTCTGGTCGCCGAGGGCGCCGGGTCCTTCTACCGGGTCCTGGTTGACCCGCGGGACGGTGCCCCGCTGGAAATCGGCCGGAGCAGCTACCGGGTCACCAAGGCCCAGCGGCACTGGCTCCGGCTCCGCGACAGCCACTGCACGTTCACGGGCTGTAACAACCACTCCCTGGACAACGACGCGGACCACCTGCTGGCCTGGGCCGACGGCGGCACCACCGGCATCGCCAACCTGGGCCAGCCCTGCCCCAAACACCACCGCCTCAAACACTCCTCGGCCTGGCAACCCGTCGGGGCCAGCAAAACCAGCCCGCCCGGCTGGATCTCCCCCTCGGGACGGCACTACCCCGCCGAACACCAGGACTGGGAACCACCCCACTGGCCAGACCACACCCCGGCCACGCACAACGGCCCGGATCTGGGACTGCCCCTAGACCCCGGACTTCCCGCGGACCCCAAACCACATCACGGCCCGGACCTGGAGCAGGGACTGCCCCCGGATCCCGGCCTGGACCGGGGACTGCCCCCGGATCCCTTCCCGGACTGGCACCACTTCACAGCTGCGCACCCATTGACACCGGCGGAAACCGACCACCCGGACCGGCCAGCGCCCCTCGACGCACCCTTCCCGGACGGCCTCCTAATCCTCAGCGTGTGATCGAGTGATTGCAGACCGCATAATTGCAGGCCGTAACAGCAGCGGTACCAGCCGGCGCCCTCGTCACTCCCCCAAGGACGGGCGCACGTCGCGGGAAATCGACTCAAGTAGTCGGACGTTGAAATCCACGCCAAGCTGATTGGGGACTGTGATCAGCACGGTATCCGCCGCGGCCACGGCCGCGTCCCGGGAGAGCTCCTCAACCAGCCGGCCGGGTTCACCGATGTAGCTGCGCCCAAAACGGGCCAGGCCGCCGTCGAGGTAGCCCACCTGGTCCCGGGCCTCAGCCTGCGCCCGCAGCCCGAAGTAGCGGCGCGATTCGTCATCGATCAGCGGAATGATGCTGCGCGATACGGATACCCGGGGCGTGCGCGTGTGGCCGGCCGTTGCCCAGGCCTCCCTGAATCCGGCGATCTGTTCTGCCTGCAACTCATCGAAAGGAACCCCGGTGTCCTCCGTCAGCAGGGTCGAGGACATGAGGTTCAGACCCTGCTGCGCGGCCCATCGGGCGCTGGCACGATTCCCGACACCCCACCAGATGCGCTCAGGAAGCGTCGGGGACTGGGGCTGAAGCGGGACCAGCCCAGTGTGCCCGCTGACCTGCGGGTTGCCCCTGGCCATGCCTGCACCAGAGATGGCGCTCCGGAAACGATCGGTGTGCCGGCGAGCCATGTCGGCGTCGGACTCACCCTCCGCCGGGTGGTGCCCGAAAGCCTCGTAGCCGGCCAGCACAGACTCGGGCGAACCACGGCTGACTCCCAACTGCAGTCGGCCGCCGCTGATGAGGTCGACGGCGGCGGCCTCCTCAGCCATGTAGAGCGGGTTCTCGTACCGCATGTCGATGACTCCGGTGCCAATCTCAATCCGTGAGGTGCGTACGGCAATCGCGGCGAGGAGCGGGAACGGCGAGGCCTGCTGCTCCGCAAAGTGATGGACCCGGAAGAACGCTCCGTCGACACCGACTTCCTCCGCGGCCGCGGCCAGTTCAATCGACTGCAGGAGCGCTTCCCCCGCGCTACGCACGCGCGACCCAGGGACGTCGCCCCAGTGGCCGAAGGACAGAAATCCGATCCGTTTCATAAGAACTCACACTGTTCCATAGGCACCCAGTCTTTTGGAAGTGAGGCGGCTGTCTTGGTGAGAGTCTCGGCCCAGGTCGGGCCCGGCCGACGGTCCCTGCCTTGGCACGTGTACGTCCGCCGTGGGGCCTTAGGGCGCGGCGCGGATTTCGATGAGCGCGAGGTTCCAGCGGTCGGTGGTGGGGGCGGTGTCGTTGATGGCGACGACCGTTCCGCTTGTGGCTGTTAGCCCGGCTTGACGCTGCACCCAATATGTATCGCCAGCCGGGGGAAGGTACTGATCAACCAGGGTCTGGGCCGGCCCGACGGTCCGGGCAAGCGGAGCGTCCCAGTCGGTTCCAACGCCCCAAACCCATGATCCTGCGCGCGTGGTGGTGAGGCTGGCACTCGGGGGTCCGGAAGCGGCGCTGGCGCCGGCTGTGGCGCCATTAGTGGTATCTGCATTGTTGAACGCCACGACCGTCATGGATGACTGCCACGTGCCTGAGTTCTGGGTTGCGGTAATCGTGACATTCGCGAGCGGGGCGGGTGAGACGGCCTGCCATATTTCGGCTGTGCCGGCCTGGGCGTTGGTGCGCCGGCGGAGCGTCCAAGTAAGGCCGCCGCCACTGACCGACCGCATGGATTCGGTGCCTCCGCCGCTGGGGCCGTCGGAGCTGATGAAGGCAAGTAGGAGCTGGTTGCTTCCGGTGGTCGTGAGGCCGGAGGCGCTGACCGTCGCGGCGTTGGTGCCCTGATGGGCGGTTACGATCCTGTCGACGGTGATGGTCCGGACGCCGGAGGCTGTGGCCGTGGCGGTGTTCGAGGGAGCACTGAGGTTCCCGGCCGCATCCTGCGCCGTGACGGTGTAGCTGTATGTGGTGCCTGAAACTACTGAACCATCGGCGAAAGTCGTGCCGGTAGCCGTACCGATGGGTGCCCCGTTGCGGGAAATGTTGTAGCGGGTGACGCCGACATTGTCGGTGCTGGCACTCCAGGCCAAGGCGATTTGGCCGGAGCCGGCCACGGCGGAGAGGTTTGTGGGGGCCGTAGGGGCGGTCGTGTCCGGGTTCACCGTGATCGTGATGGAGGGGGTGACGGCGTCGGGGCTGACCCCGTTGGTCGCAGCAACCGTGAACGTTGCCGTTCCGGCCGCCGTCGGGGTGCCGGACAGGATCCCGGTGGTGGTGTTCAGGCTCAGCCCGGCCGGCAGGGCGCCGGAATTCACCCTGAACGTCGGGGCCGGGTTTCCCGACGCGGCGAAGGTGTACGTGTAGGCGGCGCCGACCGCGGCAGTGGTCGGAGGCGTGGCCGCCGTGAACACCGGGGCTACCTGGGCCTGGTTCACCGTGATCGTGATGGACGGGGTGACGGCGTCGGGACTGACCCCGTTCGTCGCAGCAACCGTGAACGTTGCCGTCCCGGCCGCCGTCGGCGTGCCCGACAGGACCCCGGAAGTCGTGTTCAGGCTCAGCCCGGCCGGCAGGGAGCCGGAATTCACCCTGAACGTCGGGGCCGGGTTACCCGATGCGGCAAAGGTGTAGGTGTAAGGGGCGCCGACCGTGGCAGTCGTGGGAGGCGTGGCCGCGGTGAACGCCGGGGCCGCCTGGGCGGGGTTTACGTGGATCGTGATGGGTGCGGTGACCGCGTCGGGACTGGCCCCGTTCGTCGCGGTGACCGTGAACGTTCCACTGAATGGGGCAGCGAGTGCCGCTACGCCTAGCGTGTTTGCGTTGCGCGGGAGCCCGTAAGCGTCTTGGATCAGGCCAAGCATGCTGTAGTGATTGATGGTCTGCGTGTAGTTACCCGGGAGGACGTTGGCACCGTTGAAGAAGGTTGCGATTTTGTTCGGGCTTACCGATGAATCGTTTTCATCCCATGTGGTGATCAGCAGTGAGTTGTGGGTTTTCGCCCATTGCAGGTACGTGTCCATGTGATTCATTGCCCACGTGTCACCGGTGCCGATGGAGCAGTCGTGCATGCTGTTGCAACTGTCCGGGACAACAAACGACACCGTAGGCAGCGTTGTGAAGTCAGTCGGCCATGCGCTGTAATCGAGGCGTTCCGATGACGGGATGGATGCCCAGTTGTTCCATGGGGAGTGGTAAGCGAGGTAGTTGGTTCCCGAGGTCTGGCCTTCGGCGAATCCCGTGAATGTTTTGCCTGCCGTTTTTAGCTGGCCTTCGAGCATCGTAGTCGTGAAACTATGCGGGTAGCTGTCATCCGTGATCCCCTGCGTAGACCCTGAGAATAACGCGAGATAGTTCGGCTGAGAAGGATGGGCCTCCGCGAACGTCTGCGTCATGTTCGCACCTGACGTGGCGAGGGAGTTCAGGTACGGTGCGCTGGGATTGCCAAGAATGGAGGTGTCCTTCTGGTTCTCCTCAACCAGGATGACGATGTGATCCCATGTTGCGACCTTGGTGGGAGTGCCTGACAGAACGCCTGTGGTGGCGTTCAGGCTCAGCCCGGCCGGCAACGTACCGGAGGACACCCTGAACGTCGGGGCCGGGCTACCGGACGCGGCAAAGGTGTACGTGTAGGCGGCACCAACCGTGGCCGTCGTCGGAGGCGTGGCCGCAGTGAACGCAGGGGCCGCCTGGGCGGTGTCCACGGTGATCGTGATGGAGGGGGTGACGGCGTCGGGGCTGACCCCGT from Arthrobacter sp. NicSoilB8 harbors:
- a CDS encoding DUF2235 domain-containing protein; the encoded protein is MSRNLVMCLDGTGGQLRARGNTNVLLLYNLLDHSDPTKQIAYYDPGVGTFASAGAWTPLARSVSRLGGLAFGWGLRQNLGEAYTWLMRNWAPGDQVFIFGFSRGAYTARALVGILRAIGVMRPGSENLVPYVVATYARRGGEMKLDWDEVHLTSEVFGQQVDGKSTVPVKYLGVWDTVKAAGFLRWEIRWPYTRELPNALRIRHAVSINEKRAPFKEYLVHARTDGSLEEVWFAGVHSDVGGTFIDKPPAGQATHPGTRNRAPRLSTIALKWIIEGGIAEGMRVRPRAVAAACTVTAADAAAVLHRRGRAWVFLGTRNRKVPDGASVHASVNTRAVDDPTFKAPASVAWVDPDWVGPPLLPASARAEP
- a CDS encoding putative Ig domain-containing protein codes for the protein MRFLARLGLVGLLLVPLLGTGMLRAVVAPAAAASCQPTTPAPTNSYPGATVVADNFESDSLAPFVVNTSGTGTATISSALAHTGGCAAYLHVTSDAGSLAYLTAPLPAGTPSAYADGWFNITTAGLTGSDVPYFRFFSGTTRIADVYRYNSNGQLWLRVTSPNGTFVYTRLFSSSIPLGSWHHVVMQIVPNLSATTIQVWFDSVLVYSSNQVSTGFTTLSRVQLGSEHASQMGDSYVDDVIIKSGAQAAPAFTAATPPTTATVGAPYTYTFAASGNPAPTFRVNSGSLPAGLSLNTTSGVLSGTPTAAGTATFTVAATNGVSPDAVTPSITITVNQAQVAPVFTAATPPTTAAVGAAYTYTFAASGSPAPTFRVNSGSLPAGLSLNATTGILSGTPTTAGTATFTVAATNGVSPDAVTPSITITVDTAQAAPAFTAATPPTTATVGAAYTYTFAASGSPAPTFRVSSGTLPAGLSLNATTGVLSGTPTKVATWDHIVILVEENQKDTSILGNPSAPYLNSLATSGANMTQTFAEAHPSQPNYLALFSGSTQGITDDSYPHSFTTTMLEGQLKTAGKTFTGFAEGQTSGTNYLAYHSPWNNWASIPSSERLDYSAWPTDFTTLPTVSFVVPDSCNSMHDCSIGTGDTWAMNHMDTYLQWAKTHNSLLITTWDENDSSVSPNKIATFFNGANVLPGNYTQTINHYSMLGLIQDAYGLPRNANTLGVAALAAPFSGTFTVTATNGASPDAVTAPITIHVNPAQAAPAFTAATPPTTATVGAPYTYTFAASGNPAPTFRVNSGSLPAGLSLNTTSGVLSGTPTAAGTATFTVAATNGVSPDAVTPSITITVNQAQVAPVFTAATPPTTAAVGAAYTYTFAASGNPAPTFRVNSGALPAGLSLNTTTGILSGTPTAAGTATFTVAATNGVSPDAVTPSITITVNPDTTAPTAPTNLSAVAGSGQIALAWSASTDNVGVTRYNISRNGAPIGTATGTTFADGSVVSGTTYSYTVTAQDAAGNLSAPSNTATATASGVRTITVDRIVTAHQGTNAATVSASGLTTTGSNQLLLAFISSDGPSGGGTESMRSVSGGGLTWTLRRRTNAQAGTAEIWQAVSPAPLANVTITATQNSGTWQSSMTVVAFNNADTTNGATAGASAASGPPSASLTTTRAGSWVWGVGTDWDAPLARTVGPAQTLVDQYLPPAGDTYWVQRQAGLTATSGTVVAINDTAPTTDRWNLALIEIRAAP
- a CDS encoding LLM class flavin-dependent oxidoreductase — its product is MKRIGFLSFGHWGDVPGSRVRSAGEALLQSIELAAAAEEVGVDGAFFRVHHFAEQQASPFPLLAAIAVRTSRIEIGTGVIDMRYENPLYMAEEAAAVDLISGGRLQLGVSRGSPESVLAGYEAFGHHPAEGESDADMARRHTDRFRSAISGAGMARGNPQVSGHTGLVPLQPQSPTLPERIWWGVGNRASARWAAQQGLNLMSSTLLTEDTGVPFDELQAEQIAGFREAWATAGHTRTPRVSVSRSIIPLIDDESRRYFGLRAQAEARDQVGYLDGGLARFGRSYIGEPGRLVEELSRDAAVAAADTVLITVPNQLGVDFNVRLLESISRDVRPSLGE
- a CDS encoding HNH endonuclease signature motif containing protein, with the translated sequence MDNTAAWGAESREALAAVAASAAALVAGVAAFTGAGAGLGTVAGPADPPGADRPHNGDPLRKVNPLRNADSLDDADLFQPAGPRNADPLRDADPLHNADPLRGSDPLRDVAEGCLDGLAGVARLEARMAALKVRLAADYLRAATALAAPAASPREHTVQEMALVAEVAGVLTVSERAAGALLAEAHALTTALPLTLAALGAGTISWAHARVIIDETQNLDRAGAAGLEAHFLDPGAPDPARGCPAGELTASRFRAKARTWRERHHRDSLEARHARSAADRRVEYVPDRDGMAWLSAYLPADTAAGIWDRATTAARALQGPDEARTLAQLRADITATWLLTTTTSPGGNTGTGTTGDGMANCGPAGTTTGTGRAGGPDTGTGMGGCVGGGVPSPRAQVLVTVPVLSLLGVTGEPAVLDGYGPIPPSMARRLVAEGAGSFYRVLVDPRDGAPLEIGRSSYRVTKAQRHWLRLRDSHCTFTGCNNHSLDNDADHLLAWADGGTTGIANLGQPCPKHHRLKHSSAWQPVGASKTSPPGWISPSGRHYPAEHQDWEPPHWPDHTPATHNGPDLGLPLDPGLPADPKPHHGPDLEQGLPPDPGLDRGLPPDPFPDWHHFTAAHPLTPAETDHPDRPAPLDAPFPDGLLILSV